From Fibrobacter sp. UWB5, the proteins below share one genomic window:
- a CDS encoding glycosyl hydrolase family 28-related protein: MYRTLFFFIVFFAVSVCAQVEFPMASKIINVTKDPYYAKGDGKTDDTEAIQRALNDHPDGDYIIYLPHGIYKITDGLTWPVTKKAESSSRRTILQGQSIGGTILQLADNTYGFDNPEFPKAVIFTGEGPGPKYRNAVRDMTIRTGKGNPGAIGIQFNASNQGTIHNVKIHSGDSLGVYGIDLGFTEGIGPLLIKNVEINGFNIGIYAKGETGTATLEHVTMGGQRKYGLENDNMNLAVRALRFKGSVPAVYNHGDFAIMSLLDGLLEFDNGNKKVKPTTAILNESHLFARSMKVSRYKTMINSKKKGYNEEMIQGEIIEFSTQETKQLCHSPKQSMRLAVAETPAFPEQKPDNWITIAGDYGGKSNTGSDDSKAIQDAIDDGAETLYFPPGGRWTINRDIYIRNRIRQIIGIEGRIDGKGKFIIEAGAFNELTIERFSEFGSGIILKAKRNLLLKNMMVRSLETAEVGGGDVYLEDVTLGSIQLNYQKLWGRQVALIGDTKGPKITNNGGSIWILGLTAKKGNTILQNFNKAHAELIGVEIVASDKAKDRPMFINDNSGLSVTGLRETLTRGNAYPTIVEESRKGSKIKSLYGKDLKHTPNGGVMIPLFTGYAPKLGANEKPQAFIPDEMVIVQPNLLRMKGSVVDDGRGDGLCEDPVRWTKGLGPGKVVFSDSMAYETDVSFTASGRYNIIFTADDGYQTGSDTGKVYVFDLHYTTLDNTGDGFPSGKGAATWISEFDNFSPHNSDHELHVANVTTGNAGKIYLRFDLSSLPGPLFDAALKLEFNKDSIKKPVQLNIFGLKETGKDMNFGDQKLGVDWVDYELTWENAPANLPQQKGGQFNIRKNSGGGVDTKYADFLGIITINPKAPLGAFLRTPTFTEFFKRKHPSQLYTLILTAVEPGETVLASSAAGKEFAPSLYVGYFDNSRSVGGEAMDGGYTLTKVNIDIYSLECDFDLTVGYPQFVQIEIVNEFGKRMLTVAARDLAGEKKTHFKFKAMAFPTGKYVLRVIGEAFTAEQQFYILN; the protein is encoded by the coding sequence ATGTACAGGACCCTATTCTTTTTTATTGTCTTTTTTGCAGTTTCTGTGTGCGCCCAGGTGGAATTCCCCATGGCGTCCAAGATTATTAATGTCACAAAAGACCCATACTACGCTAAGGGTGACGGCAAAACCGATGACACCGAAGCTATTCAGAGGGCCTTGAACGACCATCCCGATGGCGACTATATTATTTATTTACCCCACGGAATCTACAAGATTACCGATGGGTTGACTTGGCCTGTTACCAAAAAAGCAGAATCCTCGAGCCGTCGTACTATTTTGCAAGGTCAAAGCATTGGCGGAACCATCCTGCAACTCGCAGACAACACCTACGGTTTTGACAATCCCGAATTCCCGAAAGCAGTCATTTTCACAGGCGAAGGCCCCGGCCCCAAGTACAGAAACGCCGTCCGCGACATGACTATCCGTACCGGTAAAGGAAACCCGGGCGCAATCGGCATCCAGTTTAACGCATCGAACCAAGGTACAATCCACAATGTCAAGATCCATTCCGGCGACTCCCTGGGTGTGTACGGCATTGACCTCGGCTTTACCGAAGGTATTGGTCCGCTTTTAATCAAGAATGTCGAAATCAACGGCTTTAACATCGGTATTTACGCCAAGGGCGAAACGGGAACGGCAACGCTCGAACATGTAACCATGGGCGGCCAGAGAAAATACGGCCTTGAAAACGACAACATGAACCTTGCTGTTCGCGCCCTGAGATTCAAGGGTAGCGTTCCTGCTGTTTACAATCACGGCGATTTCGCCATCATGAGTTTGCTTGACGGTCTGCTTGAATTCGACAACGGCAATAAAAAAGTCAAGCCCACTACAGCCATTTTGAACGAAAGCCACCTGTTTGCTAGATCCATGAAGGTTTCGCGCTACAAGACCATGATCAATTCCAAGAAGAAAGGCTACAACGAGGAAATGATCCAAGGCGAAATCATTGAATTTTCGACACAAGAGACCAAGCAGCTTTGCCACAGCCCCAAGCAGTCCATGCGCTTAGCCGTTGCAGAAACGCCGGCATTCCCGGAACAGAAACCCGACAACTGGATTACAATCGCCGGAGACTACGGTGGAAAATCGAACACGGGTTCTGATGACTCGAAGGCAATTCAAGACGCTATTGATGACGGTGCCGAAACGCTGTACTTCCCGCCGGGAGGCCGCTGGACGATCAACCGCGACATCTACATTCGCAACCGCATTCGCCAGATTATCGGTATCGAAGGCCGCATTGACGGTAAAGGCAAGTTCATTATCGAAGCCGGAGCATTCAACGAGCTCACGATTGAACGTTTCTCGGAATTCGGTAGCGGAATTATTTTGAAGGCAAAGCGCAACCTACTCCTGAAAAACATGATGGTGCGCTCCCTCGAAACTGCCGAAGTCGGCGGGGGCGATGTTTACCTGGAAGACGTGACACTTGGAAGCATCCAGCTGAACTACCAGAAACTGTGGGGACGCCAAGTGGCCTTGATTGGTGACACGAAGGGTCCGAAGATTACCAACAACGGCGGCTCAATTTGGATTCTCGGCCTTACCGCCAAGAAGGGCAACACCATTCTCCAGAACTTCAACAAGGCTCATGCCGAACTCATCGGTGTTGAAATCGTTGCAAGCGACAAGGCAAAAGACCGCCCGATGTTCATTAACGACAACTCCGGACTTTCGGTGACGGGCCTCCGTGAAACGCTTACCCGCGGAAACGCCTACCCCACCATTGTCGAAGAATCCAGAAAGGGATCCAAAATCAAGTCGCTGTACGGGAAAGACCTGAAGCACACTCCCAACGGCGGCGTAATGATTCCGCTGTTTACGGGTTACGCTCCGAAACTTGGCGCAAACGAAAAACCACAGGCGTTCATTCCCGACGAAATGGTGATCGTGCAGCCGAACCTGCTTCGAATGAAGGGTTCCGTGGTCGATGACGGTCGTGGCGACGGTCTTTGCGAAGACCCCGTACGCTGGACGAAGGGACTTGGCCCCGGAAAGGTCGTGTTCTCGGACAGCATGGCTTACGAGACCGACGTTTCATTTACGGCAAGCGGCCGCTACAACATTATCTTTACCGCTGACGACGGATACCAGACGGGCTCTGACACCGGTAAGGTTTACGTGTTCGACTTGCACTACACCACGCTCGACAACACCGGCGACGGATTCCCGAGCGGTAAGGGTGCCGCCACCTGGATTTCGGAATTCGACAACTTCAGCCCGCACAACTCCGACCACGAATTGCATGTTGCAAACGTGACGACCGGAAACGCTGGAAAGATCTATCTGCGATTCGACTTGTCTTCATTGCCGGGTCCGTTGTTTGATGCAGCACTCAAGCTGGAATTCAACAAGGATTCTATCAAGAAACCCGTACAGCTGAACATCTTTGGCCTTAAGGAAACAGGCAAAGACATGAACTTTGGCGACCAGAAGTTGGGCGTTGACTGGGTCGATTACGAACTCACTTGGGAAAACGCACCGGCAAACCTCCCGCAGCAAAAGGGCGGTCAGTTCAACATCCGTAAGAACTCGGGTGGCGGCGTGGACACCAAGTACGCAGATTTCTTGGGCATTATCACCATTAACCCGAAGGCTCCTCTCGGCGCATTCCTGCGCACGCCGACCTTCACCGAATTCTTTAAGCGCAAGCATCCTTCTCAGCTTTACACTCTGATTTTGACCGCTGTAGAACCGGGCGAAACCGTTTTGGCAAGTTCAGCCGCAGGCAAGGAATTCGCGCCTTCGCTCTATGTCGGCTACTTTGACAACTCGCGCTCTGTAGGCGGCGAAGCCATGGACGGCGGTTACACGCTTACCAAGGTGAACATCGACATTTACAGCCTGGAATGTGACTTCGACTTGACCGTCGGTTACCCGCAATTCGTGCAAATCGAAATCGTGAACGAATTCGGAAAGCGCATGCTTACGGTTGCCGCCCGCGATCTCGCCGGCGAAAAGAAGACTCACTTCAAGTTTAAGGCCATGGCCTTCCCCACCGGCAAATACGTTCTTCGCGTGATTGGTGAAGCATTCACTGCCGAGCAGCAATTCTATATCCTGAACTAG
- a CDS encoding endonuclease: protein MKSFGIILLLAVFIAIAWSRVDPTAAPQHYNYRDASKQLRRVYYGELQETLYCGCRYDDKKNVDFSSCDFKPRENPKRKSFKRAERIEWEHMVTAHNMGQHLPCWRDGGRKNCSANDTTFKIMEGDMHNLYPAIGEVNGDRNNFMYSQWTNDPEPMYGGCKTIVDFKQKKAQPREEARGIIARAHFYMEKTYGVNLSKQDRKLFEAWDKMYPVTDKECERDRRIFKVQGDHNPFVYEKCPK, encoded by the coding sequence ATGAAAAGTTTTGGAATTATACTGCTTCTGGCGGTTTTTATCGCTATTGCCTGGTCACGCGTAGACCCGACTGCCGCCCCGCAACATTACAACTACCGCGACGCGAGCAAGCAACTGAGGCGAGTGTACTACGGTGAACTGCAAGAAACCCTTTACTGCGGTTGCCGATACGACGACAAGAAGAACGTCGACTTTTCGAGTTGCGACTTCAAGCCCCGCGAAAATCCGAAACGCAAAAGCTTTAAGCGCGCCGAGCGTATCGAATGGGAGCACATGGTAACCGCCCACAACATGGGCCAACACCTCCCCTGCTGGCGCGACGGAGGCCGCAAGAACTGCAGCGCCAACGACACCACCTTCAAGATCATGGAAGGTGACATGCACAACCTGTACCCCGCCATTGGCGAAGTCAACGGAGACCGCAACAACTTTATGTACAGCCAGTGGACCAACGATCCCGAACCCATGTACGGCGGTTGCAAGACTATTGTGGATTTCAAGCAAAAGAAAGCACAACCTCGCGAAGAGGCCCGTGGAATCATAGCACGAGCCCACTTTTACATGGAAAAAACCTACGGCGTTAATTTGTCCAAACAAGACCGAAAACTATTCGAAGCCTGGGACAAAATGTACCCCGTTACAGACAAAGAATGCGAACGCGACCGTCGCATTTTCAAGGTTCAAGGGGATCACAACCCCTTCGTGTACGAAAAATGCCCTAAATAG
- a CDS encoding folylpolyglutamate synthase/dihydrofolate synthase family protein, with protein MQSLGMDYLNSRLMFGMVPGLESTRKLCNALGNPERTFKTIHIVGTNGKGSTSYYLAGVLQAHGFKTGLFTSPHLVSLRERIRVNDNPISDADLNRLLLQVKAAAEQVQVEPTFFEVLTLVSFLYYAEQGVDVVSMEAGMGGRLDSTAVACGNIVVLTSIGLEHTEVLGPTESAILKEKMAVVEADRRRNKTFVVGGLSEELLAEASAYASELGAECLVPEIRTDIRLPNLGRHYIENASLSLAAAECFVKGAGRPYDEALALKTLESRSWAGRMQQLADKNGIVRYILDGAHNSHAVRRLVETLAEYYPGTKFHCVFGALKDKDVGEMLKLMSPFVSHWHITKTPYPRFRELDDLRSELSNLGLKVASEGELSRNFLDQVAEIASVDNENIPVLVTGSLYMIGETVQVLKDDFDGLAFFRGLEPSTNEHR; from the coding sequence ATGCAATCGCTTGGTATGGATTATTTGAATTCTCGGCTCATGTTCGGCATGGTGCCGGGGCTTGAATCGACTCGAAAACTCTGCAACGCTCTCGGAAATCCTGAACGCACTTTCAAGACAATCCATATCGTCGGTACGAACGGCAAGGGCTCTACAAGCTATTACCTCGCAGGCGTATTGCAGGCCCATGGTTTTAAGACAGGGCTTTTCACGAGCCCGCATCTGGTAAGCCTTCGCGAACGTATTCGTGTAAACGACAATCCCATTAGTGATGCTGATTTGAACCGCTTGCTTCTCCAGGTGAAGGCTGCTGCAGAACAAGTGCAGGTGGAACCGACTTTCTTTGAAGTTTTGACGCTTGTGTCGTTCCTGTATTACGCCGAGCAGGGTGTAGACGTGGTTTCTATGGAAGCGGGCATGGGCGGTCGCCTGGACAGTACGGCGGTGGCGTGCGGCAATATCGTGGTGCTCACGAGTATCGGTCTTGAACACACTGAAGTCTTGGGCCCCACTGAAAGCGCCATTCTTAAAGAAAAGATGGCGGTTGTCGAAGCGGATCGTCGCCGCAATAAGACTTTTGTGGTCGGAGGCCTTTCCGAAGAATTGTTGGCAGAAGCTAGTGCTTATGCAAGTGAACTCGGTGCTGAATGCCTCGTTCCCGAAATTCGGACGGACATCAGACTCCCGAATTTGGGTCGCCATTACATAGAAAACGCGAGCCTTTCCTTGGCTGCAGCCGAATGCTTTGTAAAGGGTGCCGGCCGTCCTTATGATGAAGCCTTGGCGCTCAAGACTCTTGAATCCCGCTCTTGGGCGGGGCGCATGCAGCAACTCGCTGACAAGAATGGAATTGTCCGCTACATTCTGGATGGGGCGCATAATTCTCATGCGGTGCGTCGCTTGGTTGAAACCTTGGCGGAATATTACCCCGGTACCAAGTTCCATTGCGTATTCGGAGCGCTCAAGGATAAAGATGTGGGCGAAATGCTCAAACTCATGTCTCCATTTGTAAGCCACTGGCATATTACCAAGACTCCCTACCCGCGTTTCCGTGAATTGGACGATTTGCGTTCTGAGCTTTCGAACTTGGGTTTGAAGGTGGCTAGCGAAGGCGAACTCAGCCGAAATTTTTTGGACCAAGTTGCCGAAATTGCCTCTGTAGATAACGAAAATATTCCTGTTTTAGTGACCGGCAGCCTCTATATGATTGGCGAAACGGTGCAGGTTCTCAAGGACGATTTTGATGGTTTGGCTTTTTTCCGTGGCCTTGAACCCTCGACTAACGAGCACCGCTAA
- a CDS encoding V-type ATP synthase subunit B → MHNVAYHRIERIAGSVITLRAEGVANQELAQVTSSFGTSLARVIRIDGDMVDLQVFAGARGISTDSEVRFLGEPMKVPYSEALLGRVFNGAGKPRDNGPEVDGERITIGGPSVNPAKRIIPKTMVRTGIPMIDVFNTLVVSQKLPIFSIAGEPYNELLARIALQAEVDVIILGGMGLKHDDYLYLKDFLEKNGALSRTVMFMHTASDPIVECLLVPDASLAVAEKFATEGKNVLVLLTDMTNFADAMKEIAITMEQIPSNRGYPGDLYSQLASRYEKAVDFEGSGSITILAVTTMPGDDVTHPVPDNTGYITEGQFYLRKGRIEPFGSLSRLKQQVNGKTRSDHRTIMNTMIQLYASYKETLEKQSMGFNMSNWDQKLLKYGQRFESEMMDLSVNIPLEKALDLGWEILADCFAPEETGIPTKMINEYWPKKG, encoded by the coding sequence ATGCATAATGTGGCATACCATCGTATTGAACGCATCGCCGGTTCCGTGATTACGCTCCGTGCCGAAGGTGTAGCAAACCAGGAACTTGCCCAAGTGACAAGCTCGTTCGGAACATCCCTTGCCCGTGTGATCCGTATTGACGGCGACATGGTGGACTTGCAGGTGTTCGCAGGTGCCCGTGGTATTTCGACCGACTCTGAAGTGCGCTTCCTTGGCGAACCGATGAAGGTTCCGTACAGCGAGGCCTTGCTTGGCCGCGTGTTTAACGGTGCTGGTAAGCCCCGCGATAACGGCCCCGAAGTGGACGGCGAACGCATTACTATTGGCGGCCCTTCCGTGAACCCCGCAAAGCGTATCATCCCGAAGACGATGGTGCGTACGGGTATCCCGATGATCGACGTGTTCAACACGCTCGTGGTTTCGCAGAAGCTCCCGATTTTCTCTATCGCCGGTGAACCGTATAACGAACTCTTGGCCCGTATCGCATTGCAGGCCGAAGTGGACGTGATTATCCTCGGCGGCATGGGCCTCAAGCACGATGACTACCTGTACTTGAAGGACTTCCTCGAAAAGAACGGTGCTCTTAGCCGTACGGTGATGTTCATGCACACCGCCTCCGACCCGATCGTGGAATGCTTGCTCGTGCCGGATGCTTCCCTCGCTGTGGCAGAAAAGTTCGCCACCGAAGGCAAGAACGTGCTCGTGCTCCTCACCGATATGACGAACTTTGCCGACGCCATGAAGGAAATCGCCATTACGATGGAACAGATTCCGTCGAACCGTGGTTATCCTGGCGACCTTTACTCTCAGCTTGCCAGCCGTTACGAAAAGGCTGTGGACTTCGAAGGTTCGGGCTCCATCACCATTCTGGCCGTTACGACCATGCCGGGTGACGACGTGACCCACCCGGTTCCGGATAACACCGGTTACATTACCGAAGGTCAGTTCTACTTGCGCAAGGGCCGTATCGAACCGTTCGGTTCTCTGTCTCGTTTGAAACAGCAGGTGAACGGCAAGACCCGTAGCGACCACCGTACCATCATGAACACCATGATCCAGCTGTACGCAAGCTACAAGGAAACTTTGGAAAAGCAGTCCATGGGCTTCAACATGAGTAACTGGGACCAGAAGCTGTTGAAGTATGGCCAGCGTTTCGAAAGCGAAATGATGGACCTTTCCGTCAACATTCCGCTGGAAAAGGCTTTGGACCTTGGCTGGGAAATCCTTGCTGACTGTTTCGCACCCGAAGAAACGGGTATTCCGACCAAGATGATCAACGAATATTGGCCCAAGAAGGGGTAA
- a CDS encoding type II toxin-antitoxin system Phd/YefM family antitoxin produces MSKVVSAMEVRQNFGSMLNQVSLKDEEIVIERAGKPLARLVSVDAPTAGLLDFRDIGKLPNQIWED; encoded by the coding sequence ATGTCTAAAGTTGTTTCAGCCATGGAAGTCCGCCAGAATTTTGGCTCGATGTTGAACCAGGTTTCGCTCAAGGACGAAGAGATTGTCATTGAACGCGCCGGTAAGCCCTTGGCTCGTCTTGTGAGTGTTGACGCTCCGACGGCAGGGCTTTTAGACTTTCGCGATATCGGTAAGCTTCCGAACCAAATCTGGGAAGATTAG
- a CDS encoding DUF2764 family protein — MSSPSYLMASLPMIEFGDPAPLSMEDFRHRCIGVLSEPELAALDALLDDGECEECDDEFVRAYKAHEIQMKNVSGRLRASAWGPDIRFTEKSFPGYDVAFAKMIQDAFAKSNPMEKEQDIDKARFWLVDSLAGVGEGTVKHVYAYAIKLKICERWARLSEQAGDAAVLNVINANDPAYASAAAQE; from the coding sequence ATGAGCAGTCCTTCTTACTTGATGGCATCTCTTCCGATGATTGAGTTCGGCGATCCAGCCCCGCTCAGTATGGAAGATTTTCGCCACCGCTGCATCGGCGTGCTGTCCGAGCCGGAACTTGCGGCTCTGGACGCGCTTTTGGATGACGGTGAATGCGAAGAGTGCGACGACGAGTTCGTGCGCGCCTACAAGGCCCACGAAATCCAGATGAAGAACGTTTCGGGCAGGCTCCGTGCAAGCGCATGGGGGCCCGATATCCGTTTTACGGAAAAGTCCTTTCCGGGTTACGATGTCGCCTTTGCCAAGATGATTCAAGATGCGTTTGCCAAGTCGAATCCTATGGAAAAAGAGCAGGATATCGACAAGGCACGTTTCTGGCTTGTGGACTCGCTCGCAGGAGTGGGCGAGGGTACCGTCAAGCATGTTTACGCTTATGCGATCAAACTGAAGATTTGTGAACGTTGGGCGCGCCTCTCCGAACAAGCGGGCGACGCTGCCGTGTTGAATGTTATTAATGCAAACGATCCTGCATACGCCTCTGCGGCGGCACAGGAATGA
- a CDS encoding V-type ATP synthase subunit A: MASIGKIIGVNGNLIRVKFESAVSQNEVAYAKLTQKNKDGKSEVIPLKSEVIRIRGDYAELQVFEDTTGLKTGDEVEFTGELLSVELGPGLLTQVFDGLQNPLPKLAEECGFFLQRGKYLKALPRDKKWAFTPVAKVGDVVVAGDTLGTVPEGVFTHRIMVPFRLLGKWTVESVAAAGEHVVEDVVAKLKNDKGETQDVTMVQTWPVKMPIKAYEERLRPSKPLTMQQRIIDTFFPVMQGGTFCTPGPFGAGKTVLQQLMSRYADVDIVILAACGERAGEVVETLREFPELIDPRTGKSLMERTLIICNTSSMPVAAREASVYTGVTLAEYYRQMGLNVLLLADSTSRWAQALREMSGRLEEIPGEEAFPAYLESVIAAFYERGGVVRLKDGSTGSVTICGSVSPAGGNFEEPVTQATLKVVGAFLGLSRERSDQRRFPAIHPLDSWSKYEGIIDSKKVAEARHILANGVDVNNMMKVVGEEGTSIDDFVIYLKSEYLDAVYLQQDAYNEIDAACSAERQKYVFDKVYTILKTPMKFSEKDVARTFFLKLTQSTKDWNRVKFDSQEFKDLEQSIFASVKEVSANA, from the coding sequence ATGGCTAGTATCGGAAAAATCATCGGCGTCAACGGTAACCTGATTCGCGTCAAGTTCGAAAGCGCCGTGTCCCAGAACGAAGTGGCGTATGCCAAGCTTACTCAGAAAAACAAGGACGGCAAGTCCGAAGTTATCCCCCTCAAGAGCGAAGTCATCCGTATCCGCGGCGACTACGCCGAACTCCAGGTGTTCGAAGACACCACGGGGCTCAAGACGGGTGACGAGGTGGAATTCACCGGCGAACTTTTGTCCGTAGAACTTGGCCCCGGCCTCTTGACCCAGGTCTTTGACGGTCTGCAGAACCCGCTCCCGAAGCTTGCCGAAGAATGCGGCTTCTTTTTGCAGCGCGGTAAGTACTTGAAGGCGCTCCCGCGCGACAAGAAGTGGGCGTTTACCCCGGTCGCGAAGGTGGGCGATGTGGTGGTCGCCGGCGATACGCTCGGCACCGTGCCCGAAGGCGTGTTCACGCACCGCATCATGGTGCCGTTCCGCCTGCTGGGCAAGTGGACTGTGGAATCGGTCGCTGCCGCTGGCGAACATGTCGTTGAAGATGTGGTCGCCAAGCTCAAGAACGACAAGGGCGAAACCCAGGACGTGACCATGGTGCAGACCTGGCCGGTGAAGATGCCGATCAAGGCCTATGAAGAACGCCTGCGCCCGAGCAAGCCTTTGACCATGCAGCAGCGCATTATCGATACGTTCTTCCCCGTGATGCAGGGCGGTACGTTCTGTACGCCGGGCCCCTTCGGTGCCGGTAAGACCGTGCTCCAGCAGCTCATGAGCCGCTACGCCGACGTGGATATCGTGATCTTGGCCGCTTGCGGTGAACGTGCAGGTGAAGTGGTGGAAACCCTCCGCGAATTCCCTGAACTGATTGACCCGCGTACCGGCAAGTCCCTCATGGAACGTACGCTGATTATTTGTAACACGTCTTCGATGCCGGTGGCTGCTCGTGAAGCTTCCGTGTATACGGGCGTGACTCTCGCCGAATACTACCGCCAGATGGGCCTGAACGTGCTCCTCTTGGCTGACTCGACTTCCCGTTGGGCTCAGGCTCTGCGTGAAATGAGCGGCCGTCTGGAAGAAATTCCGGGCGAAGAAGCCTTCCCGGCTTACCTCGAATCCGTGATCGCCGCCTTCTATGAACGCGGTGGCGTGGTTCGCCTGAAGGACGGCTCTACCGGTTCCGTGACGATTTGCGGTTCCGTGTCGCCTGCAGGTGGTAACTTCGAAGAACCGGTGACCCAGGCTACCTTGAAGGTGGTGGGCGCATTCCTCGGCCTTAGCCGTGAACGTTCCGACCAGCGCCGCTTCCCGGCAATCCACCCGCTGGATTCCTGGTCCAAGTACGAAGGCATCATCGACAGCAAGAAGGTTGCCGAAGCCCGTCACATCCTCGCAAACGGCGTGGACGTGAACAACATGATGAAGGTGGTGGGCGAAGAAGGTACTTCTATCGACGACTTCGTGATTTACCTGAAGTCCGAATACCTCGATGCCGTTTACCTGCAGCAGGACGCCTATAACGAAATTGACGCCGCTTGCTCTGCCGAACGTCAGAAGTACGTGTTCGACAAGGTTTACACCATTCTCAAGACCCCGATGAAGTTCAGCGAAAAGGACGTCGCCCGTACGTTCTTCCTCAAGCTCACTCAATCGACGAAGGACTGGAACCGCGTCAAGTTCGATTCCCAGGAATTCAAGGACCTTGAACAAAGTATTTTTGCTTCCGTGAAGGAGGTTTCCGCTAATGCATAA
- the xseA gene encoding exodeoxyribonuclease VII large subunit, producing MESENKSYTVTQYMKALKQKVESTPAVWVRGVITQINEKSKVVYLSIADFEEGNVNPLATVPLYCFAAKFAAIRAKVENYPQPFELKEQLKVSFLIKADLYVPYGKLQAQILDIDPVYTLGELALTKSAILKRLALEGLLEKNKALALADVPVRVGLITGEGTAAYKDFTTKLAESPFSFKVKTAYAKMQGSETESTVLAALEELAKDSELDVVCIIRGGGSKTDLNFFDSEALCRAVANFPLPVFTGIGHEIDRSLLDEVAYQSCITPTDTAKRLIDRVADSWNKMLSTAQEIAGQTKEVLHDYKQELSNTGNRLQQKVNALIQKEALKLSLYRSNMQKDLQFIFRGERERIARNSEGLHQGSRKILDLEKSRFNLVELRVKNADPETTLSKGYTLTLDANGKFVRNKSQLKPGDTLTTKFKDGNVISVVK from the coding sequence ATGGAATCCGAAAACAAGTCCTACACCGTTACGCAATACATGAAAGCCTTGAAGCAGAAGGTAGAATCTACCCCTGCCGTATGGGTGCGTGGCGTGATTACCCAGATTAACGAGAAATCGAAAGTCGTTTACCTGAGTATTGCGGACTTTGAAGAAGGGAACGTGAATCCGCTCGCGACCGTGCCGCTTTACTGTTTTGCGGCTAAATTCGCCGCCATTCGCGCCAAAGTTGAAAATTACCCGCAGCCATTTGAACTGAAGGAACAGCTCAAAGTCAGCTTTTTAATCAAGGCCGACCTGTACGTGCCTTACGGGAAATTGCAAGCGCAGATTCTGGATATAGACCCGGTTTATACGCTTGGCGAACTTGCGCTCACCAAGAGCGCCATTTTAAAGAGGCTCGCGCTTGAAGGCCTGCTCGAAAAGAACAAGGCGTTGGCGCTTGCCGACGTTCCCGTTCGTGTGGGTTTGATTACCGGTGAAGGCACTGCCGCCTACAAGGATTTTACGACAAAGCTTGCTGAATCGCCGTTTAGCTTCAAGGTGAAAACGGCCTATGCCAAAATGCAAGGATCCGAAACCGAATCTACAGTTCTTGCGGCTCTCGAAGAACTCGCCAAGGATTCGGAGCTGGATGTAGTATGCATTATCCGCGGCGGCGGAAGCAAAACCGATTTGAACTTTTTCGATAGCGAAGCCTTGTGCCGCGCCGTCGCAAACTTTCCGCTGCCCGTATTCACCGGAATCGGGCACGAAATCGACCGCAGTTTGCTAGATGAAGTCGCCTACCAGTCCTGCATTACGCCCACCGATACCGCGAAGCGCTTGATAGACCGCGTTGCCGACAGTTGGAACAAGATGCTTTCGACGGCGCAAGAAATCGCCGGACAAACTAAAGAAGTCCTTCACGACTACAAGCAAGAGCTTTCGAATACAGGCAACCGCCTACAACAAAAAGTGAACGCCCTGATTCAGAAAGAAGCCCTCAAGCTTTCGCTCTACAGAAGCAACATGCAAAAGGACTTGCAGTTCATTTTTAGAGGCGAGCGCGAACGCATTGCCCGCAACAGCGAAGGTCTGCACCAGGGTTCCCGCAAAATTTTGGATCTTGAAAAGTCCAGATTCAACCTCGTGGAACTACGCGTCAAGAATGCAGATCCCGAGACAACACTTTCAAAAGGCTACACTCTTACGCTCGATGCCAACGGCAAATTCGTGCGCAACAAAAGCCAGCTCAAGCCAGGCGACACGCTGACCACCAAGTTTAAGGACGGCAACGTTATTTCTGTGGTGAAGTAA
- a CDS encoding ATPase yields the protein MAEDLQYLMERIQKDAVDKAENEAAAIIAKAKEKAADIVKAAEAEASARLEKADKDAEAFTERSERTLEQSARDLLLSVGKNLEKMIMDLLNLEVEKSLDESTVKSMLLTVAKSYTSDIEVDFSDADARKLSSFVMGEFKKQLSAGVKVESDKGVKFGFRIKLDGGKVTHEFTEAAMADALSALLRPQLARVVNAAAQAK from the coding sequence ATGGCAGAAGACTTGCAATACCTTATGGAACGCATCCAGAAAGATGCTGTCGATAAAGCAGAAAACGAGGCGGCGGCTATCATTGCCAAGGCCAAGGAAAAGGCGGCCGATATCGTGAAGGCTGCCGAGGCCGAAGCGTCCGCCCGTCTGGAAAAGGCCGACAAGGACGCCGAAGCGTTCACGGAACGCAGCGAACGCACCCTTGAACAGTCCGCCCGCGACCTTTTGCTTTCGGTAGGCAAGAATCTCGAAAAGATGATTATGGACCTGTTGAACCTCGAGGTGGAAAAGTCCCTGGACGAATCCACCGTCAAGAGCATGCTCCTCACGGTAGCCAAGTCCTATACCTCCGACATCGAGGTGGATTTCTCCGATGCCGATGCCCGTAAGCTCAGCTCCTTCGTGATGGGCGAGTTCAAGAAGCAGCTTTCCGCCGGCGTGAAGGTCGAAAGCGACAAGGGTGTCAAGTTCGGTTTCCGCATCAAGCTCGATGGCGGCAAGGTCACCCACGAATTTACAGAAGCTGCAATGGCCGACGCTCTTTCGGCCCTGCTCCGTCCGCAACTTGCCAGAGTGGTAAACGCTGCCGCACAGGCGAAGTAA